From Luteococcus japonicus, one genomic window encodes:
- a CDS encoding DUF1003 domain-containing protein yields the protein MAEPRERLNVPGSRKRQLLPKVELDSDSFGRFAEWVARFMGTAKFLVWMTLVVITWVVLNVVSIWHYKWDPYPFILLNLFFSTQASYSAPLILLAQNRQEARDRLTIEEDRRVAAQSRADMDFLAREIASIRMNMGEMATRDYIRGELRSSLRELLAELEREDDVEGSEQKDQRRDSWLRDQRGKDSRR from the coding sequence GTGGCTGAACCGCGCGAACGCCTGAATGTCCCCGGCAGCCGCAAACGACAGTTGCTGCCCAAGGTGGAACTGGACAGTGACTCCTTCGGCCGTTTTGCCGAGTGGGTGGCCCGCTTCATGGGCACCGCCAAGTTCTTGGTCTGGATGACCCTGGTGGTGATCACCTGGGTGGTGCTCAACGTGGTCAGCATCTGGCACTACAAGTGGGACCCCTACCCCTTCATCCTGCTCAACCTGTTCTTCTCCACCCAGGCCTCCTATTCCGCGCCCCTGATCCTGCTGGCCCAGAACCGGCAGGAGGCTCGTGACCGCCTGACCATTGAGGAGGACCGGCGGGTGGCGGCGCAGAGCCGGGCGGACATGGACTTCCTGGCCCGCGAGATCGCCAGCATCCGGATGAACATGGGCGAGATGGCCACCCGCGACTACATCCGGGGAGAGCTGCGCAGCAGCCTGCGCGAACTCCTCGCGGAGCTGGAACGCGAGGACGACGTCGAGGGCTCGGAGCAGAAGGACCAGCGCCGCGACTCCTGGCTGCGCGACCAGCGTGGCAAGGACTCCCGCCGCTGA
- a CDS encoding Mrp/NBP35 family ATP-binding protein — protein MSDAENPLLGKIRAALHTVDDPEIHRPITELGMVDEVTLDDAGHAMVRILLTVSGCPMRNTLNTEVTKAVMGVEGVSSVEVQMGVMDDEQRAALKQLLRGGEPERQIQFAQPGNLTQVIAVASGKGGVGKSSVTVNLATALASMGKSVGILDADIYGHSVPDMLGLGDAKPTAVDDMIMPVPSMGMKVISVGMLKPERDQVIAWRGPILDRALTQLLADVYWGDLDFLILDLPPGTGDVAMSLGQKIPNSEVIVVTTPQQAASEVAERAGTMAAIMQQRVIGVVENMSHLEVTSPSDGHTFRVDLFGSGGGQKAADALSDRLGYEVPLLAQIPLEQDLREGGDNGAPIVVSDPEKPSAKALLALAEHIAGRTRGLAGKQLGVSPV, from the coding sequence ATGAGTGACGCCGAGAACCCGCTGCTGGGCAAGATCCGAGCAGCCCTGCACACCGTGGACGACCCCGAGATCCACCGTCCGATCACCGAACTGGGAATGGTCGACGAGGTCACCCTCGACGACGCGGGCCACGCGATGGTCCGGATCCTGTTGACGGTCTCCGGCTGCCCGATGCGCAACACCCTCAACACCGAGGTCACCAAGGCGGTGATGGGCGTCGAGGGGGTCAGCTCCGTCGAGGTGCAGATGGGCGTGATGGACGACGAGCAGCGGGCCGCTCTCAAGCAGCTGCTGCGTGGTGGAGAACCCGAGCGCCAGATCCAGTTCGCCCAGCCCGGAAACCTCACCCAGGTGATCGCCGTGGCCTCCGGCAAGGGTGGCGTCGGCAAGTCCTCCGTGACGGTGAACCTGGCCACCGCCCTGGCCAGCATGGGCAAGAGCGTCGGCATCCTCGACGCCGACATCTACGGCCACTCCGTGCCCGACATGCTGGGCCTGGGCGATGCGAAGCCCACCGCCGTCGACGACATGATCATGCCCGTCCCGAGCATGGGCATGAAGGTGATCAGCGTCGGCATGCTCAAGCCCGAACGTGACCAGGTGATCGCCTGGCGTGGCCCGATCCTGGACCGTGCGCTGACGCAGCTGCTGGCCGACGTCTACTGGGGTGACCTGGACTTCCTGATCCTCGACCTGCCGCCCGGCACCGGCGACGTGGCGATGAGCTTGGGCCAGAAGATCCCCAATTCCGAGGTGATCGTGGTCACCACCCCGCAGCAGGCAGCCAGCGAGGTGGCCGAGCGCGCCGGGACGATGGCCGCGATCATGCAGCAGCGCGTGATCGGTGTGGTGGAGAACATGAGCCACCTGGAGGTCACCAGCCCAAGTGACGGACACACCTTCCGCGTCGACCTCTTCGGCAGCGGCGGCGGTCAGAAGGCCGCCGACGCCCTCAGCGACCGGCTGGGCTATGAAGTGCCGCTCCTGGCCCAGATCCCGCTGGAGCAGGACCTGCGCGAGGGTGGCGACAACGGTGCCCCCATCGTCGTCAGCGATCCGGAGAAGCCGTCGGCCAAGGCTCTGCTGGCACTGGCCGAGCACATCGCCGGCCGCACGCGTGGCTTGGCAGGAAAGCAGTTGGGCGTCAGCCCGGTCTGA
- a CDS encoding aminopeptidase P family protein — MSEEQPKLPNRQTPFSEAFREFIPTHWAPYSDQMPERLPASIPAVERRRLLAEAFPGERLVVPAGGPKVRSNDCDYVFRPHSAFAWLTGLGADREPDAVLVLEPTDAGHQATLYFKPRVPRTDPEFYADARYGEMWVGQRESLAEMRAMTGLDCAPVSEFQAALEKNAGSTQIRVLRAADEAITARVDQVRQGCAEAQEMDQALEVKLSTMRLVKDPFEADQMREACRATAVGFEAVVRDLPEAVERGRGERWVEGVFGLHARHHGNGVGYDSIAAGGDHANTLHWIRNDGDLRDGDLLLLDAGVELDTLYTADVTRTLPVNGRFSEAQRKVYDAVLEAQEAGIAAAKPGAKFSDIHAASIAVVCKHLHQWGLLPVTPEESMGEDGGQHRRWMVHGTSHHLGIDVHDCAQALREDYRDGVLKPGMVVTVEPGIYLKATDLLVPEEMRGIGVRIEDDILITEDGNENLSAMLPRSAADVEEWMAGLLGETRAG; from the coding sequence ATGAGCGAAGAGCAGCCGAAGCTTCCTAACCGGCAGACCCCCTTCTCGGAGGCCTTCCGCGAGTTCATTCCGACGCACTGGGCTCCCTATTCCGACCAGATGCCCGAGCGATTGCCGGCCAGCATTCCCGCCGTCGAGCGGCGGCGCCTCCTCGCCGAGGCCTTCCCCGGTGAACGGCTGGTCGTTCCCGCCGGCGGCCCCAAGGTCCGCAGCAACGACTGCGACTACGTCTTCCGCCCGCATTCTGCCTTCGCGTGGTTGACCGGGCTGGGCGCGGACCGCGAACCAGACGCCGTGCTGGTGCTGGAACCCACCGACGCCGGACACCAGGCCACCCTGTACTTCAAGCCGCGTGTCCCGCGCACCGACCCCGAGTTCTATGCCGATGCCCGCTATGGCGAGATGTGGGTGGGACAGCGTGAGAGCCTGGCGGAGATGCGGGCCATGACCGGCCTGGACTGCGCGCCGGTCAGCGAATTTCAGGCCGCGCTGGAGAAGAATGCGGGATCCACCCAGATCCGGGTGCTGCGGGCGGCCGACGAAGCCATCACCGCACGGGTGGACCAGGTCCGCCAGGGCTGCGCCGAGGCCCAGGAGATGGACCAGGCCCTCGAGGTGAAGCTGTCCACCATGCGCCTGGTGAAGGATCCCTTCGAGGCCGACCAGATGCGGGAGGCCTGCCGGGCCACCGCCGTCGGCTTCGAGGCCGTCGTGCGAGACCTGCCGGAGGCCGTGGAGCGTGGCCGCGGCGAGCGCTGGGTGGAGGGCGTCTTCGGCCTGCACGCCCGTCACCACGGCAATGGCGTCGGCTACGACTCCATCGCCGCTGGCGGTGACCACGCCAACACGCTGCACTGGATCCGCAATGACGGGGACCTGCGCGACGGGGACCTGCTGCTGCTGGATGCCGGCGTCGAACTCGACACCCTGTACACCGCCGACGTGACCCGCACCCTGCCGGTCAACGGCCGCTTCTCCGAGGCCCAGCGCAAGGTCTACGACGCGGTCCTGGAGGCCCAGGAGGCCGGGATCGCCGCCGCGAAGCCCGGCGCGAAGTTCTCCGACATCCACGCCGCCTCCATCGCCGTGGTGTGCAAGCACCTGCACCAGTGGGGCCTGCTGCCCGTCACCCCCGAGGAGTCGATGGGCGAGGACGGTGGCCAGCACCGCCGCTGGATGGTGCACGGCACCAGCCACCACCTGGGCATCGACGTGCACGACTGTGCCCAGGCGTTGCGCGAGGACTACCGCGACGGAGTCCTGAAGCCGGGAATGGTGGTCACCGTCGAGCCCGGGATCTACCTGAAGGCCACGGACCTGCTGGTCCCCGAGGAGATGCGCGGCATCGGCGTGCGGATCGAGGACGACATCCTGATCACCGAGGACGGCAACGAGAACCTCTCGGCCATGCTGCCGCGCAGCGCGGCCGACGTGGAGGAGTGGATGGCGGGTCTGCTCGGCGAGACCCGGGCGGGCTGA
- a CDS encoding magnesium and cobalt transport protein CorA, which yields MPDQRRHIPVLRPTVRVTTRPRPAARRQARQWATTPDSVQAWALYVDGVKADVDSLEVATERAKESEGFVWLGLKDPTDEDMASFARQFDLHPLAIEDAVEGHTRSKLEQFDDTLFCVISTVAYVDHEAVTETSEIVSTGQIMVFVGENFLLTVRRGDNTPLRSLRRQLERHPDELEVGPAYVFYKILDRVVDEYMAVVGEFEIDIDEVEEDIFSRQGTKEVDRVYNLKRELIEFKRSVVPLAAPLLALSTRSYPVIPEDTRAYFREVADHHTDSREAILSFDEVLSTILQAGMARISLEDNQDMRRLSAILGILAFPTTLGAVYGMNFDNMPELHTQYGYFVVLSIMVLGMLGCWFVFRQRRWI from the coding sequence ATGCCGGACCAGCGTCGCCACATCCCCGTCCTGCGCCCCACGGTGCGGGTCACCACCCGCCCCCGTCCCGCTGCCCGGCGCCAGGCCCGGCAGTGGGCCACCACGCCGGACTCGGTCCAGGCATGGGCCCTGTATGTCGACGGGGTGAAGGCCGACGTCGACAGCCTGGAGGTGGCCACCGAGCGCGCCAAGGAGAGCGAGGGCTTCGTCTGGTTGGGCCTGAAGGACCCCACCGACGAGGACATGGCGAGCTTTGCCCGCCAGTTCGACCTGCACCCGCTGGCCATCGAGGACGCCGTCGAGGGCCATACCCGCAGCAAGCTCGAGCAGTTCGACGACACCCTGTTCTGCGTGATCTCGACCGTGGCATATGTGGACCACGAGGCCGTGACGGAGACCTCGGAGATCGTCTCCACCGGTCAGATCATGGTCTTCGTCGGCGAGAACTTCCTGCTCACCGTCCGCCGCGGGGACAACACACCCTTGCGCAGCCTGCGCCGGCAACTGGAGCGTCACCCCGACGAGCTCGAGGTGGGTCCGGCCTATGTCTTCTACAAGATCCTCGACCGCGTCGTCGACGAGTACATGGCCGTCGTCGGCGAGTTCGAGATCGACATCGACGAGGTGGAGGAGGACATCTTCTCCCGGCAGGGCACCAAGGAGGTGGACCGTGTCTACAACCTCAAGCGTGAGCTGATCGAGTTCAAGCGTTCCGTGGTGCCACTGGCCGCTCCCCTGCTGGCGCTGTCGACGCGAAGCTATCCCGTCATCCCGGAGGACACCCGCGCCTATTTCCGCGAGGTCGCCGACCACCACACGGATTCGCGTGAAGCGATCCTGTCCTTCGACGAGGTGCTGTCCACCATCCTGCAGGCGGGGATGGCGCGGATCAGCCTGGAGGACAACCAGGACATGCGACGCCTGTCCGCCATCCTGGGAATCCTGGCCTTCCCCACCACGCTCGGCGCCGTGTACGGCATGAACTTCGACAACATGCCGGAGCTGCACACGCAGTACGGCTACTTCGTGGTGTTGTCGATCATGGTTCTCGGCATGCTGGGGTGCTGGTTCGTCTTTCGCCAACGCCGTTGGATCTAG
- the dapA gene encoding 4-hydroxy-tetrahydrodipicolinate synthase produces the protein MSDAAADMPQDANEVIEPIFGRVTTAMVTPFAADGSVDLDKARKLAVRLVDEQANDALIVNGTTGESPTTTDEEKAALVAAVVEAVGDRAQVVAGVGTFDTHHTIALAKQAKDAGAHGVLVVTPYYSKPPQRGVLKHFLDVADATDLPLLAYDIPHRAGVQIETKTLIAMGNHPNIVGVKDAKGDLAASSRVILESNLAYYSGDDAMTLPLLSVGGVGVVGTSTHFTGRRTKQMVEAFLAGRVEEALALHQALLPVYTGVFATQGVMLVKAGLAHQGFDVGGLRAPLPSATAEETAAFAAILDVADL, from the coding sequence ATGAGCGATGCAGCCGCGGACATGCCCCAGGACGCCAATGAGGTCATCGAGCCCATCTTCGGACGGGTGACCACCGCGATGGTGACACCATTCGCCGCGGACGGCTCCGTGGACCTGGACAAGGCGCGGAAGCTAGCGGTGCGGCTGGTGGACGAGCAGGCCAATGATGCGCTGATCGTCAACGGCACCACGGGGGAGTCGCCCACCACCACCGATGAGGAGAAGGCTGCCCTGGTCGCCGCCGTCGTGGAGGCCGTCGGGGACCGCGCCCAGGTGGTTGCCGGCGTCGGCACCTTCGACACCCACCACACCATCGCCCTCGCGAAGCAGGCCAAGGACGCGGGCGCCCACGGCGTGCTCGTCGTCACGCCCTACTACTCGAAGCCTCCCCAGCGTGGCGTGCTGAAGCACTTCCTGGACGTCGCCGACGCCACGGACCTGCCGCTGCTGGCCTACGACATCCCGCACCGTGCCGGCGTGCAGATCGAGACCAAGACCCTGATCGCGATGGGCAACCATCCCAACATCGTGGGTGTCAAGGATGCCAAGGGTGATCTGGCGGCCTCTTCGCGCGTGATCCTGGAGAGCAACCTGGCCTACTACTCGGGCGACGACGCCATGACCCTGCCGCTGCTCAGCGTGGGCGGTGTGGGCGTGGTGGGCACATCCACACACTTCACCGGGCGCCGCACCAAGCAGATGGTCGAGGCCTTCCTGGCCGGCCGGGTGGAGGAGGCCCTGGCCCTGCACCAGGCCCTGCTCCCGGTCTACACCGGTGTCTTCGCCACCCAGGGCGTGATGCTGGTCAAGGCCGGCCTGGCCCACCAGGGCTTCGACGTCGGCGGTCTGCGCGCCCCGCTGCCGTCGGCCACGGCCGAGGAGACCGCCGCCTTCGCCGCGATCCTGGACGTTGCCGATCTGTGA
- a CDS encoding HpcH/HpaI aldolase/citrate lyase family protein — MDKDVTRARRTILAVPGSSDRFIAKSRTQPVDAIFLDLEDAVAPPVKEASRQRIVEALNDPQGWQAPTVTYRVNDWSTPWTTMDIVEVVGGAGAEVDCIVLPKVTDADQVKALDLVLTQAEQAAGLPVGGIGLELQIEEARGLLHVAEIAAASARTETLVYGPGDWMASMGMKTLNVGSQPPGYVGDAFHHVQMSILVAARAHGLQAIDGPFVGIRDLEGFKTSASSSAALGYDGKWVLHPSQVEAGNDIFTPPAENVERARRIVGAYRDATAEAGGAVGAIVVDDEMVDGAGLAVARATLAKIGERA; from the coding sequence GTGGACAAAGACGTGACCAGGGCTCGCCGGACCATCCTTGCCGTTCCCGGCTCGAGCGACCGCTTCATTGCCAAGAGTCGTACCCAGCCGGTGGATGCCATATTCCTTGATCTTGAGGACGCCGTGGCGCCCCCGGTGAAGGAGGCATCACGGCAGCGGATCGTCGAGGCACTCAACGACCCGCAGGGCTGGCAGGCGCCCACGGTCACCTACCGGGTGAACGACTGGTCGACGCCGTGGACGACGATGGACATCGTCGAGGTGGTTGGTGGGGCCGGTGCGGAGGTGGACTGCATCGTGCTGCCCAAGGTGACCGACGCGGATCAGGTGAAGGCTCTTGATCTTGTCCTCACCCAGGCGGAGCAGGCCGCGGGCCTGCCGGTGGGCGGGATCGGTCTCGAGCTCCAGATCGAGGAGGCCCGTGGCCTGCTGCACGTTGCCGAGATCGCCGCCGCGAGCGCCCGCACCGAGACGCTGGTCTACGGCCCCGGGGACTGGATGGCCAGCATGGGGATGAAGACGCTGAACGTGGGTTCGCAGCCGCCTGGTTACGTGGGTGATGCCTTCCACCACGTGCAGATGTCGATCCTGGTGGCCGCCCGGGCACACGGCCTGCAGGCCATCGACGGTCCCTTCGTCGGCATTCGTGATCTTGAGGGCTTCAAGACTTCCGCGTCGAGTTCCGCCGCCCTGGGCTACGACGGCAAGTGGGTGCTGCACCCCTCGCAGGTGGAGGCCGGCAATGACATCTTCACCCCGCCGGCCGAGAACGTGGAGCGGGCCCGGCGCATCGTCGGGGCCTATCGCGACGCCACGGCGGAGGCCGGGGGAGCGGTGGGCGCCATCGTCGTCGACGACGAGATGGTCGACGGCGCCGGCCTGGCAGTGGCGAGGGCCACCCTGGCCAAGATCGGCGAGCGGGCCTGA
- a CDS encoding sec-independent translocase: MPGIQEWIMLAVLATIMFGPEKIPELSRKAARIVYFLRSVANNAQNQLREELGPEYADLDIRDLHPKTFIQKHILDDVQHDLDGIKSDLSDVRSDLDGNLKDAQMMGEDLKHELESAQGHDGGASRAGADVPFDVDAT, translated from the coding sequence GTGCCCGGCATTCAGGAATGGATCATGCTCGCGGTGCTGGCGACCATCATGTTCGGTCCGGAGAAGATCCCGGAGCTGAGCCGCAAGGCCGCCCGCATCGTCTACTTCCTGCGCAGTGTCGCCAACAACGCCCAGAACCAGCTGCGCGAGGAGTTGGGGCCGGAGTACGCGGACCTGGACATCCGGGACCTGCACCCCAAGACCTTCATCCAGAAGCACATCCTCGACGACGTCCAGCACGACCTGGACGGCATCAAATCGGACCTGTCCGACGTGCGCAGTGACCTGGACGGGAACCTCAAGGACGCCCAGATGATGGGCGAGGACCTCAAGCACGAGCTGGAGTCCGCCCAGGGACATGACGGTGGGGCGTCCAGAGCGGGCGCCGACGTCCCCTTCGACGTCGACGCCACCTGA
- a CDS encoding magnesium transporter MgtE N-terminal domain-containing protein translates to MSVSSTAVFISRIRGLPVLDASGDQVGRVRDVVIQLRTQGRAPRVKGLVVELFARRRIFVPMPRVHAVDASQVAIEGQVDTRRFSKRDAETLVIDELFDRTISRPENRRAAIYDVSMRPTRAREWEVADVALRELPANGRFRLGQRGRTAIVRWSEIPNLVLTTQQVTDHLVAQMADMKPADMARELHDMAPERRAEVVEQLDDEQLADALEELPEDEQVALLTALDNERAADVLEEMNPDDAADLIKELPAEMAEDLLQRMEPDDAADVRGLLIYADLTAGGMMTPEPVVLSPDATVAEALARVRDEELTPALASMVFICRPPLDTPTGRFLGIVHTQRLLREPPSVMVSGMLDDDLEPLHPHSALAEVSRYFATYNLVVAPVVNSENQLVGAVAVDDLVDHMLPEDWRGNQMDGEDDEPHSSEVSRG, encoded by the coding sequence GTGAGCGTCTCCTCTACCGCCGTCTTCATCTCGCGCATCCGTGGTCTGCCGGTGCTCGACGCCTCCGGCGACCAGGTGGGGCGAGTACGCGATGTCGTGATCCAGCTGCGCACGCAGGGCCGGGCGCCGCGCGTGAAGGGCCTCGTCGTGGAGCTCTTCGCCCGGCGTCGCATCTTCGTGCCGATGCCCCGGGTGCACGCCGTGGATGCCAGTCAGGTGGCCATCGAGGGACAGGTGGACACCCGGCGCTTCAGCAAGCGAGATGCCGAGACACTCGTCATCGACGAGCTCTTCGACCGCACCATCAGCCGCCCGGAGAACCGCCGGGCCGCCATCTACGACGTCTCCATGAGACCCACCCGCGCCCGCGAGTGGGAGGTGGCCGACGTCGCCCTGCGGGAATTGCCCGCGAATGGGCGTTTCCGGCTCGGGCAACGGGGCCGCACCGCCATCGTCCGCTGGTCCGAGATCCCCAACCTGGTGCTGACCACACAGCAGGTCACCGACCATCTGGTGGCCCAGATGGCCGACATGAAGCCGGCCGACATGGCCCGTGAGCTGCACGACATGGCCCCGGAGCGCCGCGCAGAGGTCGTGGAACAGCTGGACGACGAACAGCTGGCCGATGCCCTGGAGGAGTTGCCCGAGGACGAACAGGTGGCGCTGCTCACCGCGCTGGACAATGAGCGCGCCGCGGACGTGCTCGAGGAGATGAATCCGGACGACGCGGCCGACCTGATCAAGGAACTCCCGGCGGAGATGGCCGAGGACCTGCTGCAGCGGATGGAGCCCGACGACGCCGCGGACGTGCGTGGCCTGTTGATCTACGCGGACCTCACCGCCGGCGGCATGATGACCCCCGAGCCCGTGGTCCTCTCCCCCGACGCCACCGTCGCCGAGGCCTTGGCCCGGGTGCGCGACGAGGAGCTCACACCAGCACTGGCGTCGATGGTCTTCATCTGCCGCCCGCCGCTGGACACCCCCACAGGACGTTTCCTGGGCATCGTGCACACCCAACGCCTGCTGCGCGAACCCCCGTCGGTGATGGTCTCGGGGATGCTCGACGATGATCTTGAACCGCTCCACCCGCACAGTGCGCTGGCCGAGGTCAGCCGCTACTTCGCCACCTACAACCTGGTGGTTGCGCCCGTGGTCAATTCCGAGAACCAGCTGGTCGGCGCCGTCGCAGTGGACGACCTGGTTGACCACATGCTCCCGGAGGACTGGCGCGGCAACCAGATGGACGGCGAGGACGACGAGCCGCACTCCAGTGAGGTGAGCCGTGGCTGA
- the sigE gene encoding RNA polymerase sigma factor SigE: MFRSSRQQTAQPSSGAAEWTPPTWEELVRDHSEQVYRLAYRLTGNRPDAEDLTQDVFVRVFKSIHNFTPGTLEGWMHRITTNLFLDSARRKQRIRMDPMAEASERVASGELSPGELYDEASMDADVAAALAALAPEYRVCVVLCDIEGLSYDEIAQVLDVKIGTVRSRIHRGRSQLRGALSHRRPTPDRERYLGLSAIRDEVVELQSVGR; encoded by the coding sequence ATGTTCAGGAGCAGTCGCCAGCAGACGGCCCAGCCGTCGTCGGGCGCTGCCGAGTGGACCCCGCCCACCTGGGAGGAACTCGTCCGTGACCACTCCGAGCAGGTCTACCGGCTGGCCTACCGCCTGACGGGCAATCGTCCCGATGCCGAGGACCTGACGCAGGACGTCTTCGTGCGGGTCTTCAAGTCCATCCACAACTTCACCCCCGGCACGCTCGAGGGGTGGATGCACCGCATCACCACCAACCTCTTCCTGGACTCCGCCCGGCGCAAGCAGCGAATCCGGATGGACCCGATGGCCGAGGCCAGCGAGCGGGTGGCCTCCGGGGAGCTCTCCCCGGGTGAGCTCTACGACGAGGCGAGCATGGATGCCGACGTCGCGGCGGCCCTGGCGGCCCTGGCGCCCGAGTACCGGGTGTGCGTCGTGCTGTGTGACATCGAGGGGCTCAGCTATGACGAGATCGCGCAGGTGCTCGACGTCAAGATCGGCACCGTGCGCAGCCGGATCCACCGCGGCCGTTCCCAGCTCCGGGGGGCCCTGTCGCACCGTCGGCCCACCCCGGACCGGGAACGCTACCTGGGGCTGAGCGCCATCCGCGACGAGGTCGTCGAGCTGCAGTCCGTGGGGCGGTGA
- a CDS encoding SAM-dependent methyltransferase, with the protein MNEELHKFWNDRYSHPNYLFGYRPNDFLVSAEVMLRRGSRVLVLGDGEGRNGVWLAKQGHRVTTVDLSEVGAAKAHALAAERDARLDIQVADLADWIHTPAAQGPWDGIVSIFCHLQPELRRSISEALTPQLAPLGKLIMEAYTPAQPSMGSGGPVDEAVLMTRQKVLDEWPGLELDVRMTERRIFEGMGHQGLSSVLQVLGMAPRPARGA; encoded by the coding sequence GTGAACGAAGAGCTGCACAAGTTCTGGAATGACCGCTACTCCCATCCCAACTACCTGTTCGGCTACCGCCCCAATGACTTCCTGGTGAGTGCCGAGGTGATGCTGCGCCGCGGCTCCCGCGTGCTCGTGCTGGGCGACGGGGAGGGGCGCAATGGCGTCTGGCTCGCCAAGCAGGGTCATCGGGTGACCACCGTGGACCTCTCGGAGGTGGGCGCTGCCAAGGCCCACGCCCTGGCAGCGGAACGCGACGCCAGACTCGACATCCAGGTGGCGGACCTGGCGGACTGGATCCACACCCCGGCAGCCCAGGGTCCATGGGACGGCATCGTGTCGATCTTCTGCCACCTGCAGCCCGAGCTGCGGCGCAGCATCTCGGAGGCCTTGACCCCGCAGCTGGCACCGCTGGGGAAGTTGATCATGGAGGCCTACACACCGGCCCAGCCCTCGATGGGGTCTGGCGGACCGGTGGACGAGGCCGTCCTGATGACCCGCCAGAAGGTGCTCGACGAATGGCCCGGGCTGGAGCTCGACGTCCGGATGACCGAGCGTCGCATCTTCGAGGGCATGGGGCACCAGGGGCTCAGCTCCGTCCTGCAGGTGCTGGGGATGGCCCCTCGACCAGCTCGGGGAGCGTGA
- a CDS encoding anti-sigma factor family protein, with the protein MARLTCASCRADLTAYVDQTLPFDRREAVATHLLGCPPCREELAGLNDLRRLLGGSAAQAPASVPGSLSDRLVAIAGDDARCELWLCPERDGNLPSLRRRRRVQALALSTMTACGLLGAVGSAWLMAPQLPTLAPSDVETLATGLPVRASSASSSHVTDCPGGFTCPEAMAGMSLLAREVDSVAAPTRVTSTYGADGNRLVVTQRIGRLEGQQREEARLRVWQSGPTVFCVKGSTAFHTALATQNLPHEQESSGGGLQRIRRGFETLTGSRGR; encoded by the coding sequence ATGGCCCGTCTGACCTGCGCCTCTTGCCGTGCGGACCTGACCGCCTATGTGGACCAGACGCTGCCTTTCGACCGTCGGGAGGCCGTGGCCACCCACCTGCTGGGGTGCCCGCCCTGCCGGGAGGAACTTGCCGGCCTCAATGACCTGCGGCGACTGCTCGGAGGCAGCGCGGCGCAGGCTCCCGCGTCGGTGCCCGGCTCCCTGTCCGATCGGCTGGTCGCCATCGCCGGCGACGATGCGCGCTGTGAGCTGTGGCTGTGCCCGGAACGCGACGGCAACCTGCCGAGCCTCCGCCGGCGTCGACGTGTGCAGGCCCTGGCCCTGTCCACCATGACCGCCTGCGGCCTCCTGGGGGCCGTGGGCAGCGCCTGGCTGATGGCGCCCCAGCTGCCCACGCTGGCACCGTCGGACGTGGAAACACTGGCCACCGGCCTGCCAGTGCGCGCCAGCAGCGCGTCCTCCTCGCACGTGACGGACTGTCCGGGTGGCTTCACCTGCCCGGAGGCGATGGCGGGGATGTCCCTGCTGGCCCGAGAGGTGGACTCCGTGGCCGCTCCGACCCGAGTGACCAGCACCTATGGCGCCGACGGGAACCGTCTGGTCGTGACGCAGCGGATCGGCCGGTTGGAAGGCCAGCAACGCGAGGAGGCGCGGCTGCGCGTCTGGCAGTCCGGCCCCACCGTCTTCTGCGTCAAGGGCAGTACCGCCTTCCACACCGCCCTGGCCACGCAGAACCTGCCCCACGAACAGGAATCATCCGGCGGGGGCCTGCAACGGATCCGCCGGGGCTTCGAGACCCTGACCGGGAGCCGTGGCCGGTGA
- a CDS encoding general stress protein: MSSSMQAASSVMPLKYPMSVAVYPTYADAQRAVDHLADNDFPVQDLCIVGTDLKQVERVLGRRSWGRVLAEGAMSGFGTGLFFGLMMMVFMPALGATSAFSLGLLMGIGMGVITAGMAYAASGGRRDFSSVQAIVATRYEVLGEHTVVNRARQMLGQNPVAQPAPTQWPPTPSDPQEHA, encoded by the coding sequence ATGTCTTCCTCCATGCAGGCCGCGTCCAGCGTGATGCCCCTTAAGTACCCGATGTCGGTGGCGGTCTACCCCACCTACGCGGACGCCCAGCGGGCCGTCGACCACCTTGCCGACAACGACTTCCCGGTGCAGGACCTGTGCATCGTCGGCACCGACCTCAAGCAGGTCGAGCGGGTCCTGGGCCGGCGTAGCTGGGGGAGGGTGCTGGCGGAGGGAGCGATGAGCGGCTTCGGCACCGGCCTCTTCTTCGGCCTGATGATGATGGTCTTCATGCCCGCGCTTGGGGCCACGAGCGCCTTCTCCCTGGGCCTGCTGATGGGCATCGGCATGGGCGTGATCACCGCTGGAATGGCCTATGCAGCCAGTGGCGGCCGACGGGACTTCTCGTCGGTCCAGGCGATCGTCGCCACCCGCTATGAGGTGCTGGGTGAGCACACCGTGGTGAATCGGGCACGCCAGATGCTCGGGCAGAACCCCGTCGCGCAGCCGGCCCCGACCCAGTGGCCGCCGACCCCCAGCGATCCCCAGGAGCACGCGTGA